Proteins co-encoded in one Flavobacterium fluviale genomic window:
- a CDS encoding heavy-metal-associated domain-containing protein, with translation MNKLVLIVMMAFLGFSAQAQTKKNKNLKYTTEVNGNCEQCKKRIEKAAYGVPGVKTASWDISSHQLSVILNEEKASPLDLNKAVAKAGHDTKEIKAETADYDNLHSCCKYVRE, from the coding sequence ATGAACAAATTAGTTTTAATAGTAATGATGGCTTTTTTAGGTTTTTCGGCGCAGGCTCAAACTAAAAAGAACAAAAATTTAAAATATACAACAGAAGTAAATGGCAACTGTGAGCAATGTAAGAAGCGAATTGAAAAAGCAGCTTATGGTGTTCCTGGAGTAAAAACTGCCAGCTGGGATATTAGTTCTCACCAGCTTTCTGTTATTTTAAATGAAGAGAAAGCGTCTCCTTTAGATTTAAACAAGGCAGTTGCAAAAGCAGGTCATGATACTAAGGAGATTAAAGCTGAAACAGCAGATTATGACAATTTGCACAGTTGCTGCAAGTACGTAAGAGAATAA
- a CDS encoding DedA family protein, with the protein MNNFDWTQLINPEFYITLSVGGFQIGLFIVLFIVFAETGLFAGFFLPGDSLLFLAGIYSRDLIENVMFIPNDFLNVLLLATLVAIMGVLGNMTGYWFGAKSGYYLFKKEDSFWFKKKYLLQSKDFFEKYGGKAIIYARFLPIFRTFAPIVAGIVSMDKKKFMFYNVLSSFLWSFILIFAGHYLYGIFLKQGIDLKKHIEYIIIIIVIISTFPVLVKLLKKRPAEKI; encoded by the coding sequence ATGAATAATTTTGATTGGACCCAGTTAATAAACCCTGAATTTTATATTACTTTAAGTGTCGGAGGTTTTCAGATTGGGTTGTTTATTGTGCTGTTTATAGTGTTTGCTGAAACAGGGCTTTTTGCAGGTTTTTTTCTGCCTGGAGATAGTTTGCTTTTTTTAGCAGGTATTTATAGCCGTGACTTAATTGAAAATGTTATGTTTATTCCTAACGATTTTTTAAATGTATTATTACTTGCGACTTTAGTTGCAATAATGGGAGTTTTAGGAAATATGACGGGTTATTGGTTTGGAGCCAAAAGTGGTTATTATTTATTTAAAAAAGAAGATTCGTTCTGGTTTAAGAAAAAGTATCTGCTTCAATCAAAAGATTTCTTCGAGAAATATGGAGGTAAAGCTATTATTTATGCTAGGTTCCTTCCTATTTTTAGAACATTTGCACCAATAGTTGCAGGAATAGTTTCTATGGATAAAAAGAAGTTTATGTTTTATAATGTTTTGAGTTCTTTTCTTTGGTCATTCATATTGATTTTTGCAGGACATTATTTGTACGGCATCTTTTTAAAACAAGGAATAGATTTGAAAAAACATATAGAATATATTATTATAATTATTGTGATCATATCAACATTCCCAGTTTTAGTAAAGCTCTTGAAAAAGAGACCAGCAGAGAAGATATAA